TTGGATGTTTCGGAGAGTATGAAAGAAAATCTTTCTCTTACCGAAAAGGTTATTAGTTTCTTTTCCCAAAAGAAAGAGATTAAAATTTTCCCTTTTGCCGAAACAATTGGTGTTGCCCGAGAGAAATTAAGTGGGAAGCGAACGGAAATGGGGCGGGCGTTAGAATTTGCTCTTAGTAAAAAACCCGGAGCAATCGTTTTAATCTCCGATGGTTTGGACAACGGAAGGGAAGACCCGATAAAAATTGCGGAGAAGTCAGAGACACCAATTTATACTATTGCCACCGGTAAGGAAAAAGGAAGGGATTTGGCAATTAGTGAATGCCTCTATCCGGAGATAATAAACGAAGGGGAGAGTTTGAGGGTTAAAGTCTTAATCCGAGCAACGAATCTCCCCGGAGAAAGGGAATTGTCTTTGCAGAAAGACGATAAAATCTTAGAAAAGAAAAAGGTAAATTGGAAAGAAGGGGAGTACTATAAAGAAGAAGAGTTTATTTTCTGCCCGGAGCCGGGAAAATATTCGGTTTTGATTGAATCGGTCCCCAATGAGGATGACTACACGAATAATCAGTTTCCTTTAACTTTTGCGCTCCGAGAGAAAAAGAAAAGGATTTATTATATTACCAACTCCCTCACCTATAATTTTAAATTCCTTCAGCAAATTTTAGCGGAAGATAAGGATAACGAATTAAATATTATCTTCTCCCTTGACGGTCAGAAATTTTATCAATTGGTTGGTGAAGAGAAGAGGATGATTTCCGAACTCAATCTGCCGAGAGAGGCAATTCTTATTTTGGACAATATTCGGTTTAATCTTTTGCCTCCAAACTTTAAGAATTCCCTCCGCGATTTATCCCTTAACTGTCTGGGGGTTTTATTCCTTTGTGGGGAGGAGGATTATCGGGAGATGGAAAATTGGCTCCCCTTCGCTTCGGAAGGAAAGGTTGTAAAGAAGGAGATTGAGTGGGCGATAACCAAAGAGATGTTTAATAGTTCTTTATTCTATCGGGAAGGGGAAAATCTTTTAATGAATGCGCCACCATTTTTGGGGATGATAAAAAGTAAGGCAAAGGCAAATACGAAAATTTGGTGGGAAGGTGCGGAAGGACCATTATTTGGTTATTGGCGGTATCGGGATAAAAAAATTATTCAACTCACCGGTTTCCCTTTTTGGCGTTTATTCTTTTTCCCTGATGAGAATTGGGAAAAACGAAGGGAATTTTTAAGGAATCTCTTTGATTTCTTTTTATTTGGGGAGAAAGTCTTCTCTCTCCGAACCGATAAGAAGAGATATTTTTCCGGAGAAGAGATTCGGGTTCGGGTCTATGCTTTTGATGAGACGGGAAGACCACTGGCTAATCTTGATTTGGAATTGATTGCCGATGAGGTGAGAATTCCGATGGTGGCGATGGATAAGGGTCTATATACCGCAAAACTTTTTTTACCACCCGGCGAACATCTCTTGCGGGTAATCGGTCGGGAGAACGGTGAGGAGCGGGGAGAGGCGGAAGGGGAGGTAATTGTGGAAGAGAAGAGTGTTGAGTTTCTGAGGCGAGGAATTGATAAGGAAGTTCTCTCTTCTATTGCCCAAAGGAGTAACGGGGAATTCTTTTTCGCCGATAGTATCATTGCCCGAGGAGAGATGCCAACTTTCCGCTGGGCGGAATATAAGAGGGAATTAAAATTTATTCCGAGAAGAAGTTTGCCGATTTATCTTTTAATTGCCGGCATCTTTATTGGCGAATGGATTTTTCGGAAAAAGAAGGGTTTGCCATAGAAGATGAGATGTCAAATTTGTAATAAAGATTCGGAGGAGATTAGTAAGTATCTTCCCTTCTGTTTTGATTGTCTAAAGAGGGAGTTTCCTAAGGTGAAAGAGAAGATTTCGCAGATCCACGTCGCAACGAGAAGGGAATTTAATCTACCAGAGGGAGTTCCCAAAGAAGGTATAAGATGTGGACAGTGTGGAAATAATTGTTCTCCGGGGAGAGGAGAAAGGGGTTACTGCGGATTGATTAAAAATGAGGGAGGGAAAATAATCTTTCCGGATTTTGGTCTCCTTGACTTTTATCTTGACCCTTTGCCGACCAATTGTGTGGCGGATTGGGTTTGTCCCGGGGGTACCGGAGTGGGTTTTCCCAAATATGCCTATCGCAATGGTCCAGAATACGGTTATAAGAATCTGGCAGTCTTCTTTCGCCACTGCACCTTCAATTGTCTTTTTTGCCAGAATTGGCACTTCCGGAAACCAACGAGCCACTTTTACCAGATTGAAGATATTCTTTCCGTCTTAAATGATAATATCTCCTGCATTTGCTATTTTGGTGGTGATCCGACACCGAATATTAAATTTGCCCTCAAATTATCCGAAAAGATCCTCAGTTCGGTCAATCGGATATTCCGAATCTGTTGGGAGACAAACGGTTCCGCTAATAGGGATTATATTAAAAGGATGATGGAACTCTCTCTCATCTCCGGTGGGATATTGAAAATTGACCTGAAGGCTTTTTCCCGGGAGATCTCTTTTGCCCTCTGTGGGGTGAGCAATGAGAATACGATTAAAAATATTGAGTATTGCGCTCAGTTCTTTAATAAAAGAGAGATTCCCCCTCCCTTAGTAGTTTCCACCCTTCTCGTTCCTGGTTACATTGGAGAAGATGAGATTACTCTGATGGCGAAATTTTTGGCTGGGATTAATAAAAAAATCCCTTGGGCGCTTTTAGGTTTTTCTCCCCAATTTTACCTTTCTGATTTACCTCCCACTTCTCGCCGACAAGCAGAAAGGGCATTAGCCATCGCCAAAGAGTTCGGCTTAGAGAATGTCCGTCTTGGGAATATCCATCTTCTCAAATAGATACCCGAGGAATTGAAAAGATTAAACGGGAGGGAGAATTTTGAGGAATTTCCTTTTGCCCACCTTAATCGTCCTTTCCTTTTCTAAGGAAAGGAGATGATTGATATCGGTGATCCGCTCCCCATCAACATAAACTGCACCTTCGGTAATTTTTCTTCGCGCCTCGCTTTTGGAAGGGAGGAGTTTGGCAAGGTGGAGAAGTTCTACCAATAACATCCTTTCCTTTGGCGCTTGAAAGGTTGGAATCACCTCGGGTAATTCTTTATACTTAAAGATGCGGTCGAATTCCTCCGCTGCCTTTTCTGCTTCCGCGGCGGAGTGGTAGATGGTGACAATATCCTTCGCCAATAGGGACTTTAACTCTCTGGGATTTTCGCCAGATTTTAATTGCGTCTTTATCTTCTTTATCTCTTCTGGGGAACGATTGGTAGCAAGGGAGAAGTAGCGGACAATCAGCGTATCGGGAATGGACATAATTTTCCCGTACATCTCTAAGGGCGGTTCGGTAATTGCCACATAGTTTTTGTAGGATTTGCTCATCTTCAATTTCCCATCCAGACCCTCTAAAAGGGGAACGGTGATGATTACCTGCGGGGGAAGGTTATATTCCTTCATCAACTCCCGACCGACGAGGAGGTTCCAATACTGGTCGGCACCACCTAATTCCACATCCGCTCTGGTAGCAATGGAGTCATAACCCTGAAAAAGAGGATAGAGGATCTCATGGAGATAGACCGGATTTCCTTCCTTCAGTCTTTTAGCAAAATCTTCTCTCTCTAAGATCCGCGCCAGGGTGTATTTAGAGGTGAGGTTAATTATCTCTTCGGCACTTAAAGCATCGTTCCATTCCGAATTGTAGCGGAATTCGGTCTTCTCCGGAATGAGTATCTTAAAGATCTGCTCTCGGTATCTTGCCATATTTTCCTTGATCTCTTCCTTAGTGAGTTGGGGACGAGTCTTGGAGCGTCCCGAGGGGTCACCAATCCGACCGGTGAAATCACCGACGATAAGAACGGCGGTATGTCCCAATTCTTGAAACTGACGCAACTTCCGTAGGACAACCGCAAAGCCTAAATGAATTTCTGGACCGGAGGCGTCAATCCCTAATTTTATCCGCAATGGTTTCTTATGAAGGATTGAGTTTTTTAATTTTTCTATCAATTCCGATTCGGTTATTAAATCCTGGCAGGGAACCGGTCTCTCCTTTATTACCGCTAATTGTTCTTCTGCATCCTTCAATAATTTTAACATTTTTTAGAAGGATCAGTTAACCGTAGCCGAGAATGGGAGTTAAATTTGAAAGTCGCCTAAGTCTTCCGGTTCGGTTTTTCTTAACCAGTCCTCAATCTCTTTAATGCGGTCTTCGTCAGTTTCGGGGATAACAATTCCGCAACTTGCCATTACTTCCTCCTCGCAGAAAATTGGGCAATTGACCTTTAAGGCTAAACCGACAGAGTCAGAAGGTCGAGCGTCAATGACGATTTTGTTCCCTTCCCTTTCCATGATTATCTCAGCAAAGAAGGTGTTATCCCTTATTTCGGTAATCACCACCCTTTGAATCTTTCCACCCAGTCCTTCAACCAATCTTTTCATTAGGTCAAGGGTCAAGGGTCGTTCAAATTTTACCTTTTCTAAGGCGTACATAATAGCCGCGGCTTCGGCGGGTCCAATGAAAATAGGTAGCACGCGGTTACCCGAGACTTCCTTTAAGAAGACGACCGGGGACCGGGTCTTTTCGTCAAATTTCACTCCGGTCACTTTTACTTCAATCACTTCTCCTCCCTTTTTAAGACCCAAAGTTTTAGGAAGGTCTTAATTTCGGGTTCTAACCTGATGGGGATGTCATAAACCCCAGGGGACTTGATTGGTTCTTCTAAGATGACTTCCTTTTTATCAATTACCACCCCTTCCTTTTTGAGAAGTTCCGCAATATCACCAGCAGTGATGCGGCCGAAGCTACCTTCTTCTCCGAAAGTTAACTCCGTCTTAAGGATGAGCGTTTCAATTTTCTTGGCATACTCCTGGGCTTTTTGTTTCCTTCGGATAATTTTGGCTTCTTTTTGCCGCTTTATCTCTTCCCAATGTTTTATGAGAGAAGGAGTGGCGGGTAGAGCCAGGTTTTGGGGTATAAGATAATTCCGAGCGTAACCATCCCGGACATTCACAATTTCACCTTCTTTTCCTAAATTAGGGACTTCTTTTTTTAGTATCACCTTCATTTCACTTCACCACATAAGGTAAGAGGGCAAGATTTCTTGCTCTCTTTATCGCCTTAGTTAGAGAGCGTTGGTGCTTAGCACAGAGACCGGTAACCTTCGCCGGCAAAATTTTTCCCCTTTCGGTTAAAAAGTTCCTTAAAGTCGGTTCTTTATAATCAATCTTCTTTATATTCCGTTCGCAAAAAGAACAACCCTTTTTCATAGAAAAGTATAATAAAGAAAAAAGAGAAAAAGTCAAGCGCAATGTCATGAAAGGACAATCGGGAGGGGATAATAGAGGAAGTGGCAGGGCTCACTTCTTCATCTTAATAAATGGGATAAAAGTTGCCTTTTTCAGGACAAAAGCATAAATTGCTATTAGTCTTATTGATAAACTGTCCGAGATAACGTCGGAACCTAAGAGAAAACCAAACCTTTGACATTTTCCTAAATTATAATATAATAAAAAGTGGAGGGATATATGAAATACTTAATTTCAGTCGTCTTTTTAGTCTTGCCACTCCTCGCCCAAGATGTGGGAGTGACGAAAATCTTTGCTCCCTCGGGCATAATTGAACCCGGCCCAGTAAATTGCCGGGCGCAGATAAAGAATTTCACCTCCCAAGAGGAGAGCCTCTTTGTCTACTTTTCCATTTCTCTTGTTAACGGGGGAAGGGTTTATTATGAGTCTTCTTTTGTCAAGATTAACGGGAATGCGACCCAGAATGTCTCTTTCCCCTCTTGGAACGCAACCCTGGGTAGTTATCTTC
This sequence is a window from candidate division WOR-3 bacterium. Protein-coding genes within it:
- a CDS encoding radical SAM protein, whose translation is MRCQICNKDSEEISKYLPFCFDCLKREFPKVKEKISQIHVATRREFNLPEGVPKEGIRCGQCGNNCSPGRGERGYCGLIKNEGGKIIFPDFGLLDFYLDPLPTNCVADWVCPGGTGVGFPKYAYRNGPEYGYKNLAVFFRHCTFNCLFCQNWHFRKPTSHFYQIEDILSVLNDNISCICYFGGDPTPNIKFALKLSEKILSSVNRIFRICWETNGSANRDYIKRMMELSLISGGILKIDLKAFSREISFALCGVSNENTIKNIEYCAQFFNKREIPPPLVVSTLLVPGYIGEDEITLMAKFLAGINKKIPWALLGFSPQFYLSDLPPTSRRQAERALAIAKEFGLENVRLGNIHLLK
- the tyrS gene encoding tyrosine--tRNA ligase, translated to MLKLLKDAEEQLAVIKERPVPCQDLITESELIEKLKNSILHKKPLRIKLGIDASGPEIHLGFAVVLRKLRQFQELGHTAVLIVGDFTGRIGDPSGRSKTRPQLTKEEIKENMARYREQIFKILIPEKTEFRYNSEWNDALSAEEIINLTSKYTLARILEREDFAKRLKEGNPVYLHEILYPLFQGYDSIATRADVELGGADQYWNLLVGRELMKEYNLPPQVIITVPLLEGLDGKLKMSKSYKNYVAITEPPLEMYGKIMSIPDTLIVRYFSLATNRSPEEIKKIKTQLKSGENPRELKSLLAKDIVTIYHSAAEAEKAAEEFDRIFKYKELPEVIPTFQAPKERMLLVELLHLAKLLPSKSEARRKITEGAVYVDGERITDINHLLSLEKERTIKVGKRKFLKILPPV
- a CDS encoding bifunctional nuclease family protein — its product is MIEVKVTGVKFDEKTRSPVVFLKEVSGNRVLPIFIGPAEAAAIMYALEKVKFERPLTLDLMKRLVEGLGGKIQRVVITEIRDNTFFAEIIMEREGNKIVIDARPSDSVGLALKVNCPIFCEEEVMASCGIVIPETDEDRIKEIEDWLRKTEPEDLGDFQI
- the rplI gene encoding 50S ribosomal protein L9, yielding MKVILKKEVPNLGKEGEIVNVRDGYARNYLIPQNLALPATPSLIKHWEEIKRQKEAKIIRRKQKAQEYAKKIETLILKTELTFGEEGSFGRITAGDIAELLKKEGVVIDKKEVILEEPIKSPGVYDIPIRLEPEIKTFLKLWVLKREEK
- the rpsR gene encoding 30S ribosomal protein S18 → MTLRLTFSLFSLLYFSMKKGCSFCERNIKKIDYKEPTLRNFLTERGKILPAKVTGLCAKHQRSLTKAIKRARNLALLPYVVK